A genomic region of Peromyscus eremicus chromosome 19, PerEre_H2_v1, whole genome shotgun sequence contains the following coding sequences:
- the Sncaip gene encoding synphilin-1 isoform X3, with translation MKLTLVMTFLIQSRLSRPSQNCAEDVTHKTKTDQPHLAADNLDKIHDENGNNLLHVAASKGHAECLQHLTSLMGEDCLSERNTEQLTPAGLAIKNGQLECVRWMVSETEAIAELSCSKDFPSLIHYAGCYGQEKILLWLLQFMQEQGISLDEMDQEGNSAVHVASQHGYLGCIQTLVEYGANVTMQNHAGEKPSQSAERHGHTLCSRYLVVVETCMSLASQVVKLTKQLKEQTVERVTLQSQLQQLLEAQKSEGKSLPSSPSSPSSPASRKSQWKILDADDEATGKSKTGAQEGIQVLGSLSASSRARTKGKDEDSDKILRQLLGKEISENVCTQEKLSLEFQDAQVSSRNSKKIPLEKRELKLARLRQLMQRSLSESDTDSNNSEDPKNTPVRKSDRPRPQPIVESVENMDSAESLHLMIKKHSLASGRRFPFSTKASKSLDGHSPSPTSESSEPDLDSHCPGLGMTPPTQPSADPTQSSPDSSTAQKVATSPKSALKSPSSKRRTSQNSKLRVTFEEPVVQMEQTSLELNGEKDKDRGRAPQRTSESGEQMKRPFGTFRSIMETLSGNQNNNNNYQPANQLKTCTLPLTSLGRKTADTKGNPVSPASKGKNKAEMYSSCLHLPSNVRVEEHLRDYARHNDINRNMKKTYSRKHIAEPESKELFL, from the exons ccacaccTAGCTGCAGACAATCTGGACAAAATTCACGACGAGAATGGCAACAATCTGTTACACGTTGCTGCATCAAAGGGCCATGCAGAATGTCTGCAACACCTCACATCTCTGATGGGCGAAGACTGTCTCAGCGAacggaacacagagcagctgacTCCAGCCGGCCTGGCCATCAAG AATGGTCAGTTGGAGTGTGTACGCTGGATGGTGAGTGAGACAGAAGCCATTGCAGAATTGAGTTGTTCCAAGGATTTCCCGAGCCTTATTCATTATGCAGGTTGCTATGGGCAG GAGAAGATTCTCCTGTGGCTTCTTCAGTTCATGCAAGAACAAGGCATCTCCCTGGATGAAATGGACCAGGAAGGCAACAGCGCTGTTCACGTCGCCTCACAGCATGGCTACCTTGGATGCATACAG ACCCTGGTGGAGTATGGAGCAAATGTCACAATGCAGAACCACGCTGGGGAGAAGCCCTCCCAGAGTGCTGAACGCCACGGACACACCCTGTGCTCCCGGTACCTAGTGGTAGTAGAGACCTGCATGTCCCTGGCCTCACAAGTGGTAAAGCTGACCAAGCAGCTAAAGGA GCAGACAGTGGAGCGTGTCACACTGCAGAGCCAACTCCAACAACTTCTAGAAGCCCAAAAATCAGAGGGCAAATCACTCCCGTCTTCACCCAG tTCACCCTCCTCACCAGCTTCCAGAAAGTCCCAGTGGAAAATTCTAGATGCAGATGATGAGGCTACAGGCAAGAGCAAAACAGGAGCCCAGGAGGGAATACAAGTTCTTGGAAGCTTATCAGCATCCAGCAGGGCTAGGACCAAAGGAAAAGACGAAGACTCTGATAAAATCCTACGTCAGTTATTGGGGAAAGAAATCTCAGAGAATGTCTGCACCCAGGAAAAGCTGTCATTGGAATTCCAGGATGCTCAAGTATCCTCTAGGAATTCGAAAAAAATACCTCTAGAGAAGAGGGAGCTGAAGCTAGCCAGGCTGAggcagctgatgcagagatcattGAGTGAGTCTGATACAGACTCAAACAATTCTGAAGACCCCAAAAATACTCCGGTGAGAAAATCAGACAGACCCAGGCCACAGCCCATTGTGGAAAGTGTGGAGAATATGGACAGCGCAGAAAGCTTACACCTGATgataaagaaacactctctggcATCAGGACGCAGGTTTCCTTTCAGTACAAAGGCCTCCAAATCCCTGGATGGGCACAGCCCATCTCCCACTTCAGAGAGCAGTGAACCAGATTTGGATTCTCATTGTCCAGGCTTGGGGATGACTCCTCCAACCCAGCCTTCTGCAGACCCCACTCAGTCCAGTCCTGACAGCTCCACTGCCCAGAAAGTTGCCACAAGCCCCAAGAGTGCTCTCAAGTCTCCATCATCCAAGCGCCGGACATCCCAAAACTCAAAACTCAGAGTTACCTTTGAGGAGCCTGTCGTGCAGATGGAGCAAACTAGCCTTGAACTAAATGGAGAAAAGGACAAAGATAGGGGCAGGGCCCCCCAGAGGACTAGTGAATCAGGGGAACAAATGAAAAGGCCTTTTGGAACGTTCCGATCCATCATGGAGACTTTAAGTGGgaatcaaaacaacaataataactaccagccagccaaccagctgAAGACCTGCACACTGCCCTTAACATCACTTGGAAGGAAGACAGCAGATACCAAGGGAAATCCTGTGAGCCCTGCTAGCAAAGGAAAGAACAAGGCA GAGATGTACAGCAGCTGTCTCCATCTTCCCTCTAACGTGCGGGTTGAAGAGCATCTGCGTGACTATGCACG GCATAATGACATCAATAGAAACATGAAGAAAACCTACAGCAGAAAGCACATTGCTGAGCCAGAGTCAAAGGAACTCTTCTTATGA
- the Sncaip gene encoding synphilin-1 isoform X4 produces the protein MKLTLVMTFLIQSRLSRPSQNCAEDVTHKTKTDQNGQLECVRWMVSETEAIAELSCSKDFPSLIHYAGCYGQEKILLWLLQFMQEQGISLDEMDQEGNSAVHVASQHGYLGCIQTLVEYGANVTMQNHAGEKPSQSAERHGHTLCSRYLVVVETCMSLASQVVKLTKQLKEQTVERVTLQSQLQQLLEAQKSEGKSLPSSPSSPSSPASRKSQWKILDADDEATGKSKTGAQEGIQVLGSLSASSRARTKGKDEDSDKILRQLLGKEISENVCTQEKLSLEFQDAQVSSRNSKKIPLEKRELKLARLRQLMQRSLSESDTDSNNSEDPKNTPVRKSDRPRPQPIVESVENMDSAESLHLMIKKHSLASGRRFPFSTKASKSLDGHSPSPTSESSEPDLDSHCPGLGMTPPTQPSADPTQSSPDSSTAQKVATSPKSALKSPSSKRRTSQNSKLRVTFEEPVVQMEQTSLELNGEKDKDRGRAPQRTSESGEQMKRPFGTFRSIMETLSGNQNNNNNYQPANQLKTCTLPLTSLGRKTADTKGNPVSPASKGKNKAEMYSSCLHLPSNVRVEEHLRDYARHNDINRNMKKTYSRKHIAEPESKELFL, from the exons AATGGTCAGTTGGAGTGTGTACGCTGGATGGTGAGTGAGACAGAAGCCATTGCAGAATTGAGTTGTTCCAAGGATTTCCCGAGCCTTATTCATTATGCAGGTTGCTATGGGCAG GAGAAGATTCTCCTGTGGCTTCTTCAGTTCATGCAAGAACAAGGCATCTCCCTGGATGAAATGGACCAGGAAGGCAACAGCGCTGTTCACGTCGCCTCACAGCATGGCTACCTTGGATGCATACAG ACCCTGGTGGAGTATGGAGCAAATGTCACAATGCAGAACCACGCTGGGGAGAAGCCCTCCCAGAGTGCTGAACGCCACGGACACACCCTGTGCTCCCGGTACCTAGTGGTAGTAGAGACCTGCATGTCCCTGGCCTCACAAGTGGTAAAGCTGACCAAGCAGCTAAAGGA GCAGACAGTGGAGCGTGTCACACTGCAGAGCCAACTCCAACAACTTCTAGAAGCCCAAAAATCAGAGGGCAAATCACTCCCGTCTTCACCCAG tTCACCCTCCTCACCAGCTTCCAGAAAGTCCCAGTGGAAAATTCTAGATGCAGATGATGAGGCTACAGGCAAGAGCAAAACAGGAGCCCAGGAGGGAATACAAGTTCTTGGAAGCTTATCAGCATCCAGCAGGGCTAGGACCAAAGGAAAAGACGAAGACTCTGATAAAATCCTACGTCAGTTATTGGGGAAAGAAATCTCAGAGAATGTCTGCACCCAGGAAAAGCTGTCATTGGAATTCCAGGATGCTCAAGTATCCTCTAGGAATTCGAAAAAAATACCTCTAGAGAAGAGGGAGCTGAAGCTAGCCAGGCTGAggcagctgatgcagagatcattGAGTGAGTCTGATACAGACTCAAACAATTCTGAAGACCCCAAAAATACTCCGGTGAGAAAATCAGACAGACCCAGGCCACAGCCCATTGTGGAAAGTGTGGAGAATATGGACAGCGCAGAAAGCTTACACCTGATgataaagaaacactctctggcATCAGGACGCAGGTTTCCTTTCAGTACAAAGGCCTCCAAATCCCTGGATGGGCACAGCCCATCTCCCACTTCAGAGAGCAGTGAACCAGATTTGGATTCTCATTGTCCAGGCTTGGGGATGACTCCTCCAACCCAGCCTTCTGCAGACCCCACTCAGTCCAGTCCTGACAGCTCCACTGCCCAGAAAGTTGCCACAAGCCCCAAGAGTGCTCTCAAGTCTCCATCATCCAAGCGCCGGACATCCCAAAACTCAAAACTCAGAGTTACCTTTGAGGAGCCTGTCGTGCAGATGGAGCAAACTAGCCTTGAACTAAATGGAGAAAAGGACAAAGATAGGGGCAGGGCCCCCCAGAGGACTAGTGAATCAGGGGAACAAATGAAAAGGCCTTTTGGAACGTTCCGATCCATCATGGAGACTTTAAGTGGgaatcaaaacaacaataataactaccagccagccaaccagctgAAGACCTGCACACTGCCCTTAACATCACTTGGAAGGAAGACAGCAGATACCAAGGGAAATCCTGTGAGCCCTGCTAGCAAAGGAAAGAACAAGGCA GAGATGTACAGCAGCTGTCTCCATCTTCCCTCTAACGTGCGGGTTGAAGAGCATCTGCGTGACTATGCACG GCATAATGACATCAATAGAAACATGAAGAAAACCTACAGCAGAAAGCACATTGCTGAGCCAGAGTCAAAGGAACTCTTCTTATGA